The following coding sequences are from one Rutidosis leptorrhynchoides isolate AG116_Rl617_1_P2 chromosome 11, CSIRO_AGI_Rlap_v1, whole genome shotgun sequence window:
- the LOC139876872 gene encoding small ribosomal subunit protein eS24z-like, which yields MADTKAVTIRTRKFMTNRLLSRKQFVIDVLHPGRANVSKAELKEKLAKMYEVRDPNAIFVFKFRTHFGGGKSTGFGLIYDSVENAKKFEPKYRLVRNGLDTKVEKSRKQLKERKNRAKKIRGVKKTKAGDAAKKKK from the exons ATGGCGGACACTAAGGCAGTCACTATCCGTACAAGGAAGTTTATGACTAATAGACTACTTTCAAGGAAGCAATTT GTCATTGATGTGCTTCATCCTGGCAGGGCAAATGTGTCTAAG GCTGAATTGAAGGAGAAATTGGCAAAGATGTATGAGGTGAGAGACCCAAACGCTATCTTCGTTTTCAAGTTCAGGACACATTTCGGTGGTGGAAAGTCAACTGGTTTTGGATTAATTTACGATTCAGTTGAGAATGCAAAGAAATTTGAGCCCAAATACAGACTAGTCAGG AATGGTTTGGATACCAAGGTTGAAAAATCGAGGAAGCAATTGAAAGAAAGGAAGAACAGAGCCAAGAAGATTCGAGGTGTCAAAAAG ACAAAGGCTGGGGATGCTGCCAAGAAGAAGAAGTGA